The bacterium DNA window AACGGTTAAACCACCCACAACCCCTACCCGGCTGTACGCGACCGCAACATTCCCTGACATGGTTTGTCAGCAAGCGGATAAGGTTTCCAGGCGATACTTAAAGGTTAAACGGTTTGCACTGCCCAGGTTGTTATTTGAAAAATTAAAAAAGAAAAGAGGAATAGCAGGAGTAGGGGTGTGGAAATGTAGAACAACTGCGGTTTTAAATGGTGAGAACTTATGGTAGAGGCGTTCTGCGACGGTTAGGGTTGTTGACGGTCGGGTGGATGGAAGACAGGGTGTTTTTCGCACCAGATTGTTTAGATTTCGAGGGTTGTGACGGTTTGTGGCGATGTTGAAAACTTGTTGACAAATGTGGAAGGGTGAGTCAGTTTGAAATTATCACAATTGTATAAACAAAGGACAGTGCGTAATCAACATTAAATCCCAAAGGCTTCAACAATTCCCCTGTGGTGAATGTGATTTTGTTAACTTGTGTATTTTTTTCGAGTTGCGCCGTCCCCTGGTTTCGTAAGTTTTAGTTTCACACTCGGAACAGGTTCGGGGTTCTTAACATTTGTTGACGGGAGGGAGACGCATGGGTTACGAGTTTCTCCGCCTGGAGAAGAAGAGCGTGGAGAGCGGGTTCCCATACTTCGAGCTCGTCATTGACCGCCCAAAGATGAACGTGCTCAACCGGGAGCTCCTCGTTGAGCTTTCGGAATGCCTGGACGGGCTCGCCCAGGAGAGGTTCTCCGCCCTGATAGTAACCGGTGCCGGACGCGCCTTCGTTGCGGGGGCCGACATCTCTGCCATGAGCGCCATGACGAAAAAAGAGGCCGAGCAGTTCAGCCTTCTGGGCCAGGGCGTCCTCTCCAAGCTGGAGGTGCTCTCGGCGGTGACCATCGCGGCGGTTAACGGCTACGCCCTGGGTGGGGGCTGTGAGCTGGCGCTGGCCTGTGACCTGCGCATCGCCTCGACGGAGGCGCAAATGGGACAGCCGGAGGTGAAGCTGGGGCTGATTCCCGGCTTCGGCGGCACCCAGCGTCTGGCGCGTCTGGTGGGCCCAGCGATGGCCAAGGAGATGATTCTGTTGGGCGAAAACTGTACCGCCGAGAAGTGCCTGAAGATGGGGCTGGTCAACGCCGTAGTGTCTTCGGAGGAGCTTTTACCCCAAGCCAGGGCGTGGGCGAAGGCCGCAGCCGCGCGGGGACCGGTGAGCGTGGCCGCCGCCAAGCGGGCGATACACTCCGGCCTCTGGGGCAACCCGTCGGGCGCGTATAAGGAAGAGGCGTCCGCTTTCGGCTCCCTCTTCGAGGAGCACGAGGCCACCGAGGGGATGACGGCCTTCGTGGAGCGCCGACCGGCGAAATTCGTCGAGTGACGTGGAAATTTCCTGGGTCTGCCTGGATTTCGGCGGGGTGCTGAACGACGACCGCGCGGCGCGGGAGGCCATGATTTCCCTGGCGGCCGAGCTCGTCGGGGCACGCATCGAGGAGGTCCGGTCGGTCCGCCGGGAGAAGGGCTCCATTCTGGCGACCCTGGAGCACTACACGGTTGGACCGGCGGCCTTCGCCGACCTGCGGACGCGTTTCGAGGAGCGGGTTCTTCGCATTCCCGAGGCTACGGTGGCGCCGCCCTACGACGACGTCCCGCCCGCGCTGGAACGGATGAACCGAAAATACCGCCTCGCCCTGGCCAGCAACACCGTGGGCACCGCCCGGCCCTGGCTCGTCCGGCACGGACTGACGGATTTTTTCAGCCTCCTGTTTCTCTCCAACGAGGTGGGTCATCGCAAGCCGCAGCCGGAGTTTTTTACCACATTGATCGCGGGCTGCGGGTCTGAGCCGGGCGCGG harbors:
- a CDS encoding enoyl-CoA hydratase-related protein; its protein translation is MGYEFLRLEKKSVESGFPYFELVIDRPKMNVLNRELLVELSECLDGLAQERFSALIVTGAGRAFVAGADISAMSAMTKKEAEQFSLLGQGVLSKLEVLSAVTIAAVNGYALGGGCELALACDLRIASTEAQMGQPEVKLGLIPGFGGTQRLARLVGPAMAKEMILLGENCTAEKCLKMGLVNAVVSSEELLPQARAWAKAAAARGPVSVAAAKRAIHSGLWGNPSGAYKEEASAFGSLFEEHEATEGMTAFVERRPAKFVE
- a CDS encoding HAD family hydrolase — encoded protein: MEISWVCLDFGGVLNDDRAAREAMISLAAELVGARIEEVRSVRREKGSILATLEHYTVGPAAFADLRTRFEERVLRIPEATVAPPYDDVPPALERMNRKYRLALASNTVGTARPWLVRHGLTDFFSLLFLSNEVGHRKPQPEFFTTLIAGCGSEPGAALMVGDRTDTDLAPALSAGMRAALVRRFPRPLPGYEEIKGKLFAEVADLGELADRLGC